A window from Flavobacterium gyeonganense encodes these proteins:
- the metF gene encoding methylenetetrahydrofolate reductase [NAD(P)H], translated as MKVTEHIENAKGKTLFSFEIIPPQKGKSIQELYDNIDPLMEFNPPFIDVTTSREEYIYIDKGNGLLDKKLTRMRPGTLGICASIKHKYNVDTVPHLLCGGFTQEETEYMLVDCHYLGINNVMALRGDAMKHEQSFVPKDGGNHYAVDLVRQINDLNCGKYLHEVMDIDNRADFCIGVAGYPEKHLESPSLQSDLRRLKEKVDAGADYVVTQMFFDNAKYFAFVDKAREMGITVPIIPGIKPIAVQKHMQILPQIFRIDLPEDLIHEVDKCKNNAEIKQVGVEWAIQQSKELKEAGVPFLHYYSMGKSENIRQIASQVF; from the coding sequence ATGAAAGTAACAGAACATATAGAAAACGCCAAAGGAAAAACATTATTCTCATTTGAAATTATTCCGCCTCAAAAGGGGAAAAGTATTCAGGAATTATACGATAATATTGATCCGTTGATGGAGTTTAATCCGCCATTTATTGATGTAACGACTTCCCGCGAAGAGTACATTTATATCGATAAAGGTAACGGACTTTTAGATAAAAAACTAACACGTATGCGTCCGGGAACGCTTGGAATTTGCGCTTCTATAAAACATAAATACAATGTTGATACTGTGCCACACTTACTTTGCGGTGGATTTACACAGGAAGAAACGGAGTATATGTTAGTAGATTGTCACTATTTGGGAATCAATAATGTAATGGCACTTCGCGGAGATGCTATGAAACACGAACAGTCTTTCGTTCCTAAAGATGGCGGTAATCATTATGCTGTTGATCTGGTTAGACAAATAAATGATTTAAACTGCGGTAAATATCTTCATGAAGTGATGGACATCGACAACAGAGCCGATTTTTGTATTGGCGTTGCCGGTTATCCGGAGAAACATTTAGAGTCGCCTTCTTTGCAGTCTGATTTGCGAAGATTAAAAGAAAAAGTAGATGCGGGGGCCGATTATGTGGTAACGCAAATGTTTTTCGACAATGCTAAATATTTTGCTTTCGTAGATAAAGCAAGGGAGATGGGTATTACAGTGCCAATTATTCCAGGAATTAAGCCAATTGCAGTTCAAAAACACATGCAGATTCTGCCACAAATTTTCCGAATCGATTTACCGGAAGATTTGATTCACGAAGTAGATAAATGCAAAAACAACGCTGAAATCAAACAAGTTGGAGTCGAGTGGGCAATTCAGCAGTCAAAAGAATTAAAAGAAGCCGGAGTTCCGTTTTTACATTATTATTCAATGGGTAAATCTGAAAATATCCGTCAGATTGCCAGTCAGGTTTTTTAA
- a CDS encoding class I SAM-dependent methyltransferase — MEKEELQAIASQLKHPTGEKGIETANMMHEVNSNMIRHSIQNLNISNGNIILELGHGNAGYLDFIFEKADSLKYYGLEMSELMFHEARKKNRNFVSRKQVFFSLYDGNVIPFEKEYFDKIFTVNTIYFWQDPEKFLLEIYRILKTKGTLCITFAEETFMKKLPFTQFEFELYTSEKVENLVSKTHFKIVHKETLTESVKTRTGEEIKRDYTTFVLEK; from the coding sequence ATGGAAAAAGAAGAACTACAGGCAATAGCATCCCAATTAAAACATCCAACAGGAGAAAAAGGAATTGAGACGGCAAACATGATGCATGAAGTGAATAGCAATATGATCCGCCATTCTATTCAAAATTTAAATATTTCAAATGGAAATATAATTTTGGAACTGGGACATGGAAATGCAGGCTATTTAGATTTTATATTCGAAAAAGCAGACAGCCTTAAATATTACGGACTGGAGATGTCCGAATTAATGTTTCATGAAGCCCGAAAAAAGAACCGAAATTTTGTATCTCGAAAACAAGTTTTTTTTTCGCTGTACGATGGCAATGTTATTCCGTTTGAAAAGGAATATTTCGATAAAATATTCACTGTAAATACTATTTATTTCTGGCAGGATCCAGAAAAGTTTCTTTTAGAAATTTACAGGATTCTAAAAACTAAAGGAACTCTTTGTATCACTTTTGCAGAAGAAACTTTCATGAAGAAGCTGCCTTTTACACAATTCGAATTTGAACTTTATACCAGTGAGAAAGTCGAAAATCTTGTCAGTAAAACACATTTCAAAATCGTACACAAGGAAACACTCACAGAAAGTGTAAAAACCAGAACAGGCGAGGAAATAAAAAGAGATTATACAACTTTTGTTCTCGAAAAATAA
- a CDS encoding alpha/beta hydrolase, with translation MKSKIKYFLNLYVLIICNLVFSQQEGLKISLWEKGAPGFENLKNEPEQAQDWWVRNIHNPSITAYFPEKPNGLAVLICPGGGHENLVFNSEGKDAAAFLNSIGITAFVLKYRLARTKDSPYKLETHIKQDAERAMRLIRSKAAEYKIDVNRIGAMGFSAGGEVVALIAYNSKNSVKNASDAIDKLDAQPNFQILVYPGPLFIPKEIKADAPPAFLVAANDDSCCSGPIVELLNGYRKANVPVEMHLYSKGGHAFNMGKRAKTNSLKTWSQRLADWFEDNNYFLK, from the coding sequence ATGAAATCAAAAATTAAATATTTCCTTAATTTATATGTTTTGATTATCTGCAATCTGGTTTTTTCACAGCAGGAGGGACTTAAAATTTCACTTTGGGAAAAGGGGGCTCCAGGTTTTGAAAATCTTAAAAATGAGCCGGAACAGGCTCAGGACTGGTGGGTTAGAAACATCCATAATCCATCCATAACTGCCTATTTTCCTGAGAAGCCAAATGGATTGGCAGTGTTAATATGTCCCGGAGGCGGGCATGAAAACCTGGTTTTTAATTCGGAAGGAAAAGATGCTGCTGCATTTTTAAACAGTATAGGAATTACAGCTTTTGTCCTGAAATACCGTTTAGCCAGAACAAAAGATTCTCCATACAAATTAGAAACTCACATTAAGCAGGACGCCGAAAGAGCGATGAGACTCATAAGAAGCAAGGCAGCTGAATATAAAATTGATGTCAACCGAATTGGTGCGATGGGATTTTCTGCTGGCGGGGAAGTGGTTGCCCTGATTGCTTATAATTCTAAGAATAGTGTAAAAAACGCTTCAGATGCAATTGATAAGTTGGATGCACAACCCAATTTCCAAATATTAGTGTATCCCGGGCCGTTGTTTATTCCGAAAGAAATTAAGGCTGATGCGCCGCCCGCTTTTTTAGTGGCGGCAAATGACGATTCCTGCTGTTCAGGGCCAATAGTTGAATTACTTAATGGATACCGAAAAGCAAATGTTCCGGTAGAAATGCATTTGTACTCTAAAGGCGGACACGCTTTTAATATGGGGAAAAGAGCTAAAACAAATTCGCTGAAAACCTGGTCACAGCGACTAGCAGACTGGTTTGAGGATAATAATTATTTTTTGAAATAA
- a CDS encoding T9SS type A sorting domain-containing protein, whose amino-acid sequence MMKITQKGVYLLLLLSSMLGQSQESPDTNKSLIMARLQLVKGSRNYNPEKAIASYTELAAQGNSVAMNALGLIYTKGTGISVNEEEGIKWLEKAAKAGYAKAWYNLGIIYQEGISVPANPIKAIQYFEKAAISGYTFAYTAWGRMLMRGNGVPQDYPLAMSIFKQGAEKGNSHCSYLQGYLYYKGFGCTQDYGIAIQHFEVAIQKNNPWAMYMLGLCYRNGYGVNIDLEKAKSHLSKSAAMGVKPSQMELDDPEAENHSPNQVKTISAPIGEVITIKETEAPETFKKVKQALIATDISGNYTGYILRYDFSGQNILSKTSLQIDLNQDGKALNGEWKEIDGDTVTFKAQIQEDAIVFKDSKIDRTEHFYKGSLNRYEFKDARLQLLQTDESLFIVGNLQLYNIKERENEKPMYLILEKKQTRTSEVQEVISSVAIYPNPVATDFSLSFDLAKTADVGVSIYYITGRELYSQQWNNLEQGTQTRTLSLNAPAGYYVLRLTYGTEVKTTILIKK is encoded by the coding sequence ATGATGAAAATTACCCAAAAAGGAGTATACTTGTTGTTGCTCCTGAGTAGTATGCTCGGACAATCTCAGGAATCTCCAGATACTAACAAATCATTAATAATGGCTAGGCTTCAACTTGTAAAAGGAAGCAGAAACTATAATCCTGAAAAAGCAATAGCCAGTTACACTGAATTGGCAGCACAAGGCAATTCAGTGGCCATGAATGCACTGGGACTTATCTACACCAAAGGCACTGGAATATCCGTAAATGAAGAAGAAGGAATAAAATGGCTTGAAAAAGCAGCGAAGGCAGGTTATGCTAAAGCCTGGTACAATCTCGGAATAATATACCAGGAAGGCATAAGTGTCCCAGCAAATCCCATAAAAGCAATACAGTATTTTGAAAAAGCAGCAATATCAGGGTATACTTTTGCTTATACTGCATGGGGGCGAATGCTAATGAGAGGAAACGGAGTTCCTCAGGATTATCCTCTCGCGATGAGCATTTTTAAACAAGGTGCTGAAAAAGGAAATTCACACTGCAGTTATTTACAAGGTTATTTGTATTATAAAGGCTTTGGCTGTACACAAGACTATGGTATTGCCATACAGCATTTTGAAGTTGCCATACAAAAAAACAATCCCTGGGCAATGTACATGTTGGGCCTGTGTTACCGCAATGGTTATGGAGTAAATATCGATTTAGAAAAAGCTAAGTCCCATCTCAGTAAATCAGCAGCAATGGGTGTAAAGCCATCTCAGATGGAACTGGATGATCCGGAGGCCGAAAATCATAGTCCGAATCAGGTAAAAACCATTTCGGCTCCTATTGGAGAAGTCATAACCATTAAGGAGACTGAAGCTCCTGAAACTTTCAAAAAGGTCAAACAGGCTCTTATTGCAACTGATATTTCCGGCAATTACACCGGTTATATATTACGCTATGACTTTAGCGGTCAAAATATCTTAAGCAAAACTTCATTGCAGATAGATTTAAATCAGGATGGCAAAGCATTAAATGGCGAATGGAAAGAAATTGATGGTGATACCGTTACTTTTAAGGCTCAAATCCAAGAGGATGCCATTGTATTTAAGGATTCTAAAATAGACCGTACCGAGCATTTTTACAAAGGCAGTCTTAATCGATATGAATTTAAAGATGCCAGACTACAATTACTGCAAACCGATGAATCGTTGTTTATAGTAGGAAACCTGCAACTTTATAATATCAAAGAGCGTGAAAACGAAAAACCAATGTACCTGATTTTAGAGAAAAAACAAACCAGAACAAGCGAAGTTCAGGAAGTCATTTCTTCTGTAGCCATATACCCTAATCCTGTAGCAACAGACTTTAGCCTTAGTTTCGATTTGGCAAAAACTGCAGACGTAGGAGTGAGCATTTATTACATTACAGGCAGGGAACTCTACAGCCAGCAATGGAACAATCTGGAGCAGGGAACACAAACCAGAACTCTCTCATTAAATGCTCCTGCGGGGTATTACGTACTGAGGCTCACTTACGGTACAGAAGTAAAAACGACTATTTTAATTAAAAAATAA